From Candidatus Atribacteria bacterium ADurb.Bin276, one genomic window encodes:
- the sugB_1 gene encoding Trehalose transport system permease protein SugB, with the protein MRYFFYYLIFALIVIVILFPMLWTFSLSIKTHADITSSIPKFVFQPTTGNYRGLFTGETGTTSLPSSKPNFPRYFMNGVIISGGATLLAMLIGIPAAYALTRARFKKESTRENLAFNILSYWFGPEIAIVLPLYQIYQRIGLIDTYLGLMLVYQLIGIPFIVWMCRSYFLDIPVSIEEAANVDGCSQVQTFFRVVLPLAKGGIAATALLTFIFCWNSFVFALVVGGEKTMPVTTGSLGFIRYQAVLWGQMSAAIIVSALPAIILAILLQKHIVRGLTFGSVKE; encoded by the coding sequence ATGCGATACTTTTTTTATTATTTAATATTTGCATTAATCGTTATAGTTATTCTTTTCCCAATGCTGTGGACCTTTTCTCTTTCTATTAAAACCCATGCTGATATAACATCTTCGATCCCAAAATTTGTTTTTCAACCTACAACGGGCAACTATCGCGGGCTGTTTACCGGAGAAACCGGAACAACATCTCTTCCCTCTTCCAAACCTAATTTTCCTCGTTATTTTATGAATGGGGTTATAATTAGTGGTGGAGCAACTTTGCTGGCGATGCTCATAGGAATACCTGCTGCCTATGCATTAACCAGGGCACGTTTTAAGAAAGAATCTACCAGAGAAAACTTGGCTTTTAACATACTCAGCTATTGGTTCGGCCCTGAAATAGCCATTGTTCTCCCCCTCTATCAAATTTATCAACGCATAGGGCTTATTGATACTTATTTAGGTTTAATGCTGGTTTATCAACTGATTGGTATTCCATTTATTGTTTGGATGTGTCGAAGTTATTTTCTTGATATTCCGGTATCTATAGAAGAAGCCGCTAATGTAGATGGATGTAGTCAAGTTCAAACTTTTTTTCGAGTGGTTTTACCCTTAGCAAAGGGCGGTATTGCGGCTACAGCTCTTTTAACCTTTATTTTTTGCTGGAACAGCTTCGTTTTCGCTTTGGTTGTTGGAGGAGAAAAAACCATGCCGGTCACAACCGGATCTCTCGGTTTTATTCGATATCAAGCGGTTTTATGGGGACAAATGAGCGCTGCAATTATCGTATCCGCTCTTCCTGCCATTATATTAGCCATTCTACTTCAAAAACATATCGTTCGTGGATTAACTTTCGGTTCGGTAAAAGAATAA
- a CDS encoding Gluconeogenesis factor has product MEDESRFRSRLRWLYPGMKVKRWLFVAIIGVIFISIGLSLIVSTPYFRGIYRTWSSIVYQLVRNYWLSVSFGIIWLAVGIFFIVYGLQHMNRSIFSVIMPTPEDDVAKKIFQKRQLERGPNVVAIGGGHGLHVFLQGIKKYTSNTTAIVTVFDDGGSSGLLRQEMGVLPPGDIRNCLIALADTEPLMAKLFQHRFENDSTLHGHNFGNLFITALTQVTGDFQKAIGESSKVLAVRGRVLPTTLLNVVLKAECDDGNIISGESNVGVCGKRIKKIFLDPEQVVSTPEVIKAIYEADIIVLGPGSLYTSVLCNLAVDEVREAVLHSPAPVVFVCNVTTQPGETDHYKFADHLNAIFQFIPPERLNYILVNNEKPDSDRMDELNQRGIDMVNIAEINTYDSIKIYEAPLLSFEQPTRHDSNKLARALVQILTNEKPSWKFYFTLYTEDGFKNLKLVQMMNKYKKKKTSDQELSLQIEKNPTSDMNEKKLVEKQR; this is encoded by the coding sequence ACTTTAGGGGTATCTATCGAACCTGGAGTTCTATTGTATATCAATTAGTAAGAAATTACTGGTTATCAGTAAGTTTTGGAATTATTTGGTTAGCGGTGGGAATCTTTTTCATTGTTTATGGGCTTCAACACATGAACCGTTCCATTTTTAGCGTAATAATGCCCACCCCCGAAGATGATGTAGCCAAAAAGATATTTCAAAAAAGACAACTTGAGCGAGGGCCGAACGTAGTGGCTATTGGCGGAGGACATGGATTACACGTTTTTTTACAAGGAATAAAAAAATATACTTCTAATACCACGGCGATTGTAACGGTTTTCGATGATGGTGGGAGCTCTGGTTTACTACGCCAAGAAATGGGAGTGCTTCCTCCAGGGGATATTCGTAATTGTCTTATTGCCCTTGCTGATACTGAGCCTTTGATGGCCAAGCTTTTTCAACATCGTTTTGAAAACGATAGTACTCTACACGGACATAATTTTGGTAATTTGTTTATTACCGCTCTTACTCAAGTAACCGGTGATTTTCAAAAAGCAATTGGAGAATCAAGCAAGGTTTTAGCAGTGAGGGGTCGGGTTCTTCCTACCACACTTCTTAACGTTGTTTTAAAAGCTGAGTGCGATGATGGGAATATTATTAGTGGTGAATCAAATGTCGGTGTTTGTGGAAAAAGAATTAAAAAAATATTCCTCGATCCAGAACAAGTAGTATCTACTCCAGAAGTCATTAAAGCTATCTATGAAGCCGACATTATTGTTTTAGGACCCGGCAGCCTTTATACGAGCGTTTTGTGCAACTTAGCAGTAGATGAAGTGAGAGAAGCGGTTTTGCATTCCCCCGCTCCGGTTGTTTTTGTTTGTAATGTGACAACCCAACCGGGTGAAACTGACCATTATAAGTTTGCTGATCATTTGAATGCAATATTTCAATTTATTCCACCAGAACGATTAAATTATATTTTAGTCAACAATGAAAAACCCGACTCTGATAGGATGGATGAACTGAATCAGAGGGGAATAGACATGGTTAACATTGCAGAAATCAACACCTATGATTCAATAAAAATTTATGAAGCCCCCTTACTATCCTTTGAACAACCAACACGTCATGATTCGAATAAGTTAGCCAGGGCACTCGTTCAAATCTTAACGAATGAAAAACCTTCTTGGAAATTTTATTTTACTCTTTATACTGAGGATGGATTTAAGAATTTAAAATTAGTTCAAATGATGAATAAATATAAAAAAAAGAAAACATCTGATCAAGAGCTATCCTTGCAAATAGAAAAAAATCCGACCAGTGATATGAATGAAAAAAAATTAGTTGAAAAACAACGATAA
- a CDS encoding putative ABC transporter-binding protein precursor, translating to MKKTYFALVTFMVVLFMVFGIAFAQGSFEGTKVNWKQFEGESISLLLCNHPMQATFDALLGQFEELTGIKVNVLTLPEQQFFERQTVVLTGKSPEFDIVMSSPMLNWKFIPGGFLEPLNAYLEDPALTDADFYDINDFFPMTINASMVAGKLYAIPYQVEAYTLYYRSDIFDKYGVAEPNNLDELYEAAKKVKAGFDADGITDILPFTCRGIKGAGTANSAYISLVASYGAKDFDKDGNPSMYTPEIVAMSDLWTKLIRDFGPKDWSALDWYDVKDAFIAGKAAMIIDADHWGAELDDPAIAQNIIGKWKALHVPEGPAGIKSNIWAWSIAMNAASENKKPAWLFMEWASSKPVMLEASLKYNNQTPVRNSVWNNEEIIKRTSEWGQGTCRPLVTKNLEEYAALQWTPNPNTFALSELWQEQLQRIWTQEVSADDAIKEVQNRAMRLMPPKDWLQ from the coding sequence ATGAAAAAAACGTATTTTGCTCTCGTTACTTTTATGGTTGTTTTGTTCATGGTTTTTGGAATTGCATTTGCTCAAGGATCGTTCGAAGGAACCAAGGTGAATTGGAAACAATTTGAGGGTGAATCCATCAGCCTTCTGCTCTGCAATCACCCAATGCAGGCAACCTTTGATGCCTTGCTCGGTCAATTTGAGGAGCTCACTGGGATTAAAGTCAATGTTTTGACTCTTCCCGAACAACAATTTTTTGAGAGACAGACGGTGGTTTTAACTGGAAAATCACCAGAATTTGATATCGTTATGTCCTCACCGATGCTCAACTGGAAATTCATCCCCGGTGGCTTCTTGGAACCCCTCAATGCTTATCTTGAGGACCCAGCTTTAACCGATGCTGATTTTTATGATATTAACGACTTCTTCCCCATGACCATTAATGCCAGTATGGTAGCAGGAAAGCTCTATGCTATCCCCTATCAGGTTGAAGCCTACACTCTTTACTATCGATCTGATATATTTGACAAATATGGTGTAGCAGAACCAAATAATTTAGATGAGTTATATGAAGCTGCCAAAAAAGTTAAAGCTGGATTTGATGCCGATGGTATCACCGATATCCTTCCTTTCACCTGCCGTGGTATCAAGGGAGCTGGAACTGCCAACTCAGCCTACATCAGCTTGGTTGCTTCCTATGGTGCCAAAGATTTTGACAAAGACGGCAATCCATCCATGTATACTCCAGAAATAGTTGCCATGTCCGATCTCTGGACCAAACTCATTCGTGATTTTGGCCCCAAAGACTGGTCAGCATTAGACTGGTATGACGTAAAAGACGCTTTCATTGCCGGAAAAGCAGCCATGATCATCGATGCCGACCACTGGGGAGCTGAGCTTGATGACCCAGCTATAGCCCAAAATATCATTGGAAAATGGAAAGCTCTTCATGTTCCAGAAGGACCAGCCGGAATTAAATCCAATATTTGGGCGTGGTCGATTGCTATGAACGCTGCTTCTGAAAACAAGAAGCCGGCCTGGTTATTCATGGAATGGGCCTCCAGCAAACCAGTTATGTTAGAAGCTTCCTTGAAATATAACAACCAGACTCCAGTCCGGAATTCAGTATGGAACAATGAAGAAATTATTAAACGAACCTCAGAATGGGGTCAGGGAACTTGTCGTCCTCTGGTTACCAAAAATTTAGAAGAATACGCAGCGTTACAATGGACTCCTAATCCTAACACTTTTGCTCTGAGCGAATTGTGGCAGGAACAACTCCAGAGAATTTGGACCCAGGAAGTCTCTGCCGATGATGCTATCAAAGAAGTGCAAAATCGTGCAATGAGATTGATGCCTCCCAAGGATTGGTTGCAATAG
- the sugA_1 gene encoding Trehalose transport system permease protein SugA has translation MKKWIIAPAILVPILVGVIPFGYGVYLSFTNWRLANPGINFIGLENYYFLFKDQNFWKAVLISFEYVGMAISIELALGSLIAYLLTKNRRGQWFFRSIIIIPLTVAPILLSLMWKLMLSTSGGVVNYFLGFIGISPVAWLADPKIALLTLAFIDAYIYTPFVALILFAGLQSLPRDPYEAALVDGASGFDSFRYITWPLMRPLVLVSVMFRLVISFKIFDTIYATTSGGPGTSTTNLHLWVYLNAFRYGDMAYAMAGAVILYLIIYILTNVFVRMWKNATSYI, from the coding sequence GTGAAAAAATGGATCATTGCACCAGCGATTCTTGTTCCAATTTTAGTTGGCGTTATTCCTTTTGGATATGGAGTCTATCTTTCTTTTACCAACTGGCGATTAGCTAATCCTGGTATTAATTTTATAGGTTTGGAAAACTATTATTTTCTTTTTAAAGATCAGAACTTTTGGAAAGCGGTTTTGATATCATTTGAGTATGTAGGAATGGCAATTTCAATTGAACTTGCCTTAGGAAGTTTAATTGCCTACCTTCTTACTAAAAACCGTCGTGGCCAATGGTTTTTCCGCTCGATTATTATCATTCCTTTAACAGTTGCTCCAATACTTCTGTCCTTAATGTGGAAATTGATGCTTTCGACATCGGGTGGTGTAGTAAATTACTTCCTAGGTTTTATTGGTATTTCACCGGTAGCTTGGTTAGCCGATCCAAAGATTGCACTTTTAACCCTGGCTTTTATTGATGCCTATATTTATACTCCGTTTGTCGCTTTAATCTTGTTTGCCGGACTGCAAAGCCTTCCTCGCGATCCCTATGAAGCAGCTTTGGTTGATGGAGCCTCAGGATTTGATAGCTTTCGGTATATTACCTGGCCCTTGATGAGACCATTGGTTTTGGTTTCGGTCATGTTTCGTTTAGTCATTTCATTTAAAATTTTTGATACCATTTATGCAACAACGAGCGGTGGGCCGGGTACCTCCACCACCAACCTGCATCTTTGGGTTTACTTGAATGCTTTCCGTTATGGAGATATGGCTTACGCTATGGCAGGTGCGGTTATCCTATATCTTATTATTTATATCTTAACCAATGTTTTTGTCCGAATGTGGAAAAACGCCACATCGTATATTTAA
- the cymR_1 gene encoding HTH-type transcriptional regulator CymR produces MKGIVSLSEASLLALHSMVLLAQHDSGPLTIKQMAEKTASSEAHLSKVMQRLAKINLVDSIRGPNGGFYLKNPIELVTLLDIYQAIEGPLEEGSCFNKNGVCPFKNCIFGGLIDKMRHEFRQYLSSKTLKDLVEKSQSDR; encoded by the coding sequence TTGAAAGGAATAGTTAGTCTCTCTGAAGCTAGCTTATTGGCTTTACACAGTATGGTCCTTTTGGCTCAACATGACAGCGGGCCATTAACTATAAAACAAATGGCAGAAAAAACTGCATCCTCAGAAGCCCATCTATCAAAAGTAATGCAAAGGCTAGCTAAAATTAATTTGGTTGACTCCATTCGAGGTCCCAATGGTGGTTTTTACTTAAAAAATCCAATTGAGTTAGTTACGCTTTTAGACATTTACCAAGCCATCGAGGGTCCCCTGGAAGAAGGCAGTTGTTTCAACAAAAATGGGGTTTGCCCTTTTAAAAATTGTATTTTTGGTGGACTTATCGACAAGATGCGACACGAGTTTAGACAATATTTGTCTTCGAAAACCTTGAAAGATTTAGTTGAAAAATCGCAATCAGATCGATAG
- the hcp gene encoding Hydroxylamine reductase codes for MFCYQCEQTAKGTGCTAFGVCGKDPETAALQDLLVYAILGIGQYAHRVRQYGVKNHDADVFVAEALFSTITNVDFDPERLKSLLHKAYNIKEKVKQQYLDACRQSGKTPEDLSGPATWKPADSLDQLIRQGESVTLENNIKEYGEDIAGLMHLILYGLKGMAAYVDHAQILGQEDDNVYAFFHETLNFLTKGQFTLDELLKTALKCGEVNIRIMELLDKANTGTYGHPVPTAVPITAKKGKAIVVSGHDLKDLAELLKQTEGKGINIYTHGEMLPTHAYPELKKYPHFVGNYGGAWQDQQKEFDAFPGAILMTTNCIQKPKESYKSRIFTSGLVAWPGVTHITDRNFAPVIEAALAAPGFPEDEPEKTIIVGFGHNAVMGVADQVINAVKSGAIRHFFLIGGCDGAKTGRNYYTQLAQMVPQDSVILTLACGKYRFNKLEFGDIGGIPRLLDVGQCNDAYSAIQIAVALANAFNTDVNGLPLSFILSWYEQKAVCILLSLLHLGIKNMKLGPSLPAFVTPAALKVLQENFNLMTITTPEADLKAILGE; via the coding sequence ATGTTCTGTTATCAATGTGAACAAACTGCTAAAGGAACTGGTTGTACTGCCTTTGGAGTATGCGGTAAAGATCCGGAAACTGCTGCTCTGCAAGATCTATTAGTTTATGCTATCCTGGGAATCGGTCAGTATGCCCACCGAGTACGACAATACGGTGTAAAAAACCATGATGCTGATGTCTTTGTTGCTGAAGCTCTTTTTTCCACAATTACCAATGTTGATTTTGATCCTGAACGCTTAAAATCTTTACTTCATAAAGCCTACAACATCAAAGAAAAGGTTAAACAGCAATACCTCGATGCTTGCCGTCAATCGGGAAAAACTCCAGAAGATTTGAGTGGTCCAGCAACCTGGAAACCAGCTGACAGTTTAGACCAACTGATTCGTCAAGGAGAATCAGTAACCCTTGAAAACAACATTAAAGAATATGGTGAAGATATAGCTGGATTGATGCACCTTATCCTTTATGGTCTTAAAGGAATGGCTGCCTATGTAGACCATGCCCAAATCCTTGGCCAAGAAGATGATAATGTTTACGCCTTTTTCCATGAAACTCTTAATTTTCTTACCAAAGGACAATTTACCCTTGATGAACTGTTAAAAACTGCCCTAAAATGCGGTGAGGTTAACATTCGGATTATGGAGCTCCTTGATAAAGCCAATACCGGTACTTATGGTCATCCGGTTCCAACTGCAGTTCCAATAACTGCCAAAAAAGGGAAGGCAATTGTTGTTTCTGGTCATGACCTAAAAGACTTAGCTGAACTTTTAAAACAAACCGAGGGCAAAGGAATAAATATTTACACTCATGGAGAAATGCTTCCTACCCATGCCTATCCAGAACTGAAAAAATATCCTCACTTCGTTGGGAATTATGGTGGAGCCTGGCAGGATCAACAAAAAGAATTCGACGCATTTCCTGGTGCCATCCTTATGACCACGAATTGCATTCAAAAACCGAAAGAAAGCTATAAAAGTAGAATTTTCACTTCCGGGTTAGTGGCCTGGCCGGGAGTGACTCATATTACTGATCGTAATTTTGCACCGGTTATTGAAGCTGCCTTAGCTGCTCCAGGATTCCCAGAAGACGAACCAGAAAAAACTATCATAGTAGGTTTTGGTCATAATGCTGTAATGGGAGTCGCAGATCAGGTAATCAATGCAGTCAAGTCGGGTGCCATACGCCATTTCTTCCTTATTGGTGGCTGTGATGGTGCAAAGACAGGAAGAAATTACTACACCCAATTAGCCCAAATGGTACCACAAGACTCGGTTATTCTCACCTTAGCTTGTGGGAAATATCGTTTCAACAAACTTGAATTCGGTGATATTGGAGGTATTCCTCGTTTGCTTGATGTTGGACAATGTAACGATGCCTATTCGGCGATTCAGATAGCAGTTGCTCTTGCAAACGCTTTTAACACCGATGTCAACGGTCTACCCCTCTCCTTTATCCTCTCCTGGTATGAGCAAAAAGCGGTTTGCATTCTCCTTTCGCTTCTACACCTGGGAATCAAAAACATGAAACTTGGCCCCAGCTTACCAGCTTTTGTTACCCCGGCAGCTTTAAAAGTCCTTCAGGAGAATTTCAACCTTATGACCATAACTACTCCTGAAGCTGACCTCAAAGCCATTCTAGGAGAGTAA
- a CDS encoding Cupin domain protein, giving the protein MKILEVDKTQPFVNNHNIDARRIYDYNHGQIIHMTLHPGESLKPHTTPVDVAFYILEGSGLVEIGDESAPVNPGACIESPKDIPHRLINNTDKPFKFLVIKMPK; this is encoded by the coding sequence ATGAAAATTTTAGAAGTTGATAAAACCCAGCCTTTTGTTAATAACCACAATATCGATGCTCGTAGGATTTACGATTACAACCATGGCCAGATTATCCATATGACTTTACACCCAGGTGAGTCTTTAAAACCACACACCACACCAGTTGATGTTGCTTTCTATATTCTTGAAGGAAGTGGATTGGTGGAAATTGGCGATGAAAGTGCTCCGGTGAATCCAGGTGCTTGCATTGAAAGTCCAAAAGATATCCCTCACCGTCTCATCAATAATACTGACAAACCTTTTAAGTTTTTAGTTATTAAAATGCCCAAATAA